The Filimonas lacunae genomic sequence TTTATCTGTACAGGACCTGGCAGTAGTAATATTAGACGAAGTTGAAAAAAAACAATTTATTAAGCAGCGTTTTACAGCAGCTTATTAAGTTTTTAAAGAATGGGGCTATATTCGCCGGATGTAGCCCCATTCTCTTTATGAAGAAAATTGATCTGGATTCTTTTATTGCCGCTATTATCGGCTTTTTTGTTGTTTACCTGTTTACACACCACAGCAGTATTGGGGTTTCTCCGGATTCTGTAGTTTACACCAGTGTAGCGCGCAACATTTACTACCACCACGTGCTGGAGGCCTATAACCATATGCCCCTGGTTGATTTTCCGGTGTTCTACCCCATTTTCCTGTCTTTTACGATGTTCCTTTCGCACCTTGACCCCGTGGTTTCCGGTGGCGTTATCAACGGTATTCTGTTTGGCCTGCTTATTTACATGTGCGGTCACATTATGAAGCAGATCATGCGCTCCCGCATGGTAAAATGGGCGCTATTTTGCGGCCTGCTCATCAGCCCGGCTTTACTGGATATTTACACCATGTTATGGAGCGAAACGCTGTTTATAGTACTTACGTTTGTATTTTTCCTGTTAACCGCCTGGTATTTTAAGCGTCCGGCCTTGTTTCCTTTATTATGTATGGCTATTTGTGCCGGCCTTAGCTGTATTACCCGTTATGCCGGGGTTACTTTAATCGGCACCGGCTGCTTATTGATATTTTTTCACCCGGTGTACCGGATGAAAAAGAAACTTCCCCACAGTATCATCTTCGGGCTGGTTAGCACCAGCTTTTTAATAGCCAACCTGGTACGCAATGCGCTTATTACCGGCACACTAACCGGTAACCGCGAAAAAAGCCTTACCTCGTTCTGGGCCAATATGCATTTGTATGGCGAGGTGCTGTGTTACTGGCTACCTTTTTTAAAAGGCCACGAAACACCTGCCACCTTCCTGGCGTTTGCTTCACTGGTACTCACCATTTTTGTGCTGGTATGGCGTATACGCACCAATTACAACCACGATAGTTACCAGAACATTGCCATGGTGTTTGGTACGGTTTACATCCTGTTTATTGTACTATCCGCCTCTATTTCGCGCTACGAACCTATCAACAACCGCCTGCTTTCACCTGCCTACGCCCCCTGGCTGCTGGTAGTGGTATACTTAACAGGCCGTTTAAGCTTTAAGTTGATGTTTGTGCGTAAAACATTTACCATCGTATTACTCTCTTCCCTGTTCCTGATATTTATTTGCAGCCAGGCCATGGAAAGCTATGCTATGTACCGCGAATACAATAACTGGGGAATACCCGGCTATACGGATGATGGCTGGAAAACCTCCCCCATTGTACAATACCTGCAACAGCACCGCAATAGCTTTACGCCCGGACAACCTGTTTATTCCAACGCACATGAAGCCGCTTATTTCAACACCGGTATTGCATCGGAATCGCTGCCCCATGTAGTGGACAAAGAAGATGTGGAAACCTTCGACAGCACCGGCGCTCATTACCTTATCTGGTTTGAAAATGTAAACGATACCGACCTGGTAAGCCAGGAATATATAAAGGCCCGCAAACAAATGCAGCCCGTGTTTACCACTGCCGATGGCGCAGTCTACTGGTGCACCAATAAAAAATGAGTTTGTTTATCTTTGTGTTATGAAGCAATTCAATGTTCCGAATATATACCGTAGCGATTTAATCAGTGCTATTAAACAAAACCGCAGGCAGAAGGATAAAATGAAGAAAGATTTTACGCCTACCCTGCTCGACTTTGGCCCGGTGCATATTTACCTGGCCCGTCATTTCGGCTTTTGTTACGGTGTAGAAAACGCTATTGACATTGCTTTTAAAACCATTGACGAAAACCAGGGCAAACGCATTTTCCTGTTAAGTGAAATGATTCATAACCCACAGGTGAATGCTGATTTGAAAGCCAAAGGGGTGGAGTTTTTACAGGATACCTATGGCAAACAGCTGATTCCCTTTTCGGATATCACACCGGAAGATGTGGTAATTATCCCTGCATTTGGCACTACATTGGAAATTGAATCTTTACTGGAATCGAAAGGCATTCCGGCTACTAAATACGATACCACCTGCCCGTTTGTTGAAAAGGTATGGAACCGCAGCGAGCAAATTGCCCAGAAAGGCTATAGCATTGTAGTACACGGCAAGCCTAAACACGAAGAAACAAGAGCCACTTTCTCCCATGCTTCTTACCACACCCCTACCATAGTGGTAAATGATATGGAGGAAACCATTGAACTGGCTAAATACATAACCGGTGAAAAACCGGCCGATGCCTTTTATACAGCATTCAAAGGCAGGTACAGTGAAGGATTTAACGTAGAACAGGATCTGCAAAAGATTGGTGTGGTAAACCAAACCACTCAACTGGCTACCGACACGCAAAGCATTGCCGATTACCTGAAAAAGGTGATGACACAACATTACAACCTGAATGATACCACTATTGGTGAACGTTTTGCCGATACACGTGATACATTATGTTATGCTACCAACGATAACCAGACTGCGGTAGCAGGTATGTTAAGCACAGAAGCCGATATTGCTATAGTGGTTGGCGGTTACAACTCTTCTAACACCTCGCACCTGGTAGAACTATGCGAGCAAAAACTCCCCACTTATTTCATTGATAGTGCTGACAAAATCATTAGCCAGTATGAGATTATTCAATGCAACTGGAAAACAAAAGAAGAAACCGTAGTCACTGATTTCTTACCAAAAGGAAATCCTGCGCGTATTCTGATCACCAGTGGAGCCAGTTGCCCCGATGCATTAGTAGAGCAGGTAATCAGAAAACTGGCAGGATTGTATAGTGCAGAACAAACAGTAGAAAGCCTTGCTGCTTCTTTCACATAATTATTTAGCTACAGGAAATTTTCGACTGCGCCCATTCCAAAGCCAGTTCCAGCTGCTCATCGCGGGTAAGATTGCTATTGTCTAACACAATGGCGTCATCAGCCTGGCGCAGTGGGCTGAATTCGCGGTTACTATCAATGTAATCGCGCATTTCCAGGTTATTCTTTACTTCTTCAATAGTGATAGAAGGGTTTTTCTCGTACATCTCTTTAAAGCGACGCTCCACTCTTACGGCGGGGTCAGCTGTAACAAATATCTTTAACTCCGCGCGCGGAAACACCGTGGTGCCTATATCACGGCCATCCATCACCAGCCCTTTTCTTTTCCCCATTCTCTGTTGCTGGTCTACAGCGAACTCACGTACCTCTTTAATAGCGGCAACTTCGCTCACGTGTTCACTCACCAGCATATCACGTATCAGCACTTCTACATTCTCATCGTTCAACACCATATCACTCTTTCCTGAATGATCGTTATATTGAAACTCCAGGTTAATTTCTTTTAGTGCGTCCACTACATCTTCTGTTTTTTCCCAGTTGATGTGATTGCGCAAAAAGTAAAGCGTAATAGCTCTGTACATGGCTCCACTGTCAACAAACACGTAGTTTAACTCATTAGCCATTTGCTTGGCCAATGTGCTTTTGCCACAGGAAGAGAAACCGTCGATGGTAATGATTATCTTTTTCATGCCACCGTAAAATTGCACCAATTTACTGGCTTCGTCAAATTGCGGCAATAAAAAAGTCGCCCCTGTAAGGACGACTTTTTTAAATGACTTTTTTGCTACTAGTTATTAATAACTTCTACGCCCGGGTGCTGTTTGGCATCGAAAACAAACTTGCTGTCGGCCAGTGCTGCACTGGTGTTTACGTTAGATAACTTAAACTCAACAGTGTTGTCACTTTTATCAATCACCTGCGCTTTTGTAACCATGTTTTTAGCTTTGTCGATAAACACAGTCACTTGCTTAAAGTTCTTGCGTTTGTCGTTAGGCTGCAACTGAATCTGGTGAAACTGGCCAGCAGAGGAAATTAATTTATAAGAGAAATCTTTGTCGTAGAAATCGCTCAGGAATTTCTGAGGAGATAAGGTTTTAGCATCATTATCTACAGGTGCTACGGTCACTTCGCTGTCGCCATTGAAGTTCCAGGTTTGTTTACCGTTGCAGAAGATTTCGGTGCTGCCCTGCTTAATATAATACTGATCACCTTTAATGCTGATGGCGCCGGCAACAGAACCTCTCTTTACATTCTTTTTATCAGTAGTAGTATAAGTAAAGTTGGCTGTTACTCCTTTATATGTTTTCAGCTTGGTGCTAACGTTGTCCAGTATTTTTTTTGCATTGGGGTCGTTCTGAGCATTTACCAGGGTTGTTACACCCGCCAACATCATCAATAAAACGTAAAACTTTTTCATTCTTAAAATTTTCGGTCGCAAAGATAAGTCCAAAGGACATGCCAATTGGATGGCAAAAGTTAAAAGGTTAAAGTTAAAATCATGCCAACACGTTACAACATCGACAAAATTTCTTCCAGGTCACTGTCTGTTTTAACATTCACTTCCCTGGCCTTACTACCCTGATTAGGTCCTACAATGCCAGCTGCTTCAAGCTGATCCATCAGCCTGCCTGCACGGTTGTAGCCCAGTTTCATCCGGCGCTGAATTAAAGAAGTACTCCCCATCTGGTTTTGTACCACCAATCGGGCCGCATCTTCAAACAGCGGGTCGCGGTCGCTTAAATCCAGCTCTTTGTCGCTCATGTCCTTTTCATCCACATATTCAGGCAGTAAAAATGCCTGCGGGTAACCACGCTGGTCGCCAATAAACTCACACACGCTTTCTACCTCCGGAGTGTCAACAAAGGCACACTGTAAACGTGTGATTTCGCCATTATAGCTAATCAGCATGTCCCCTTTACCAATCAATTGCTCTGCACCGCCGGCATCCAAGATCGTGCGGCTATCTATTTTGGAAGATACTTTAAAGGCAATACGTGCCGGGAAGTTAGCCTTGATAGTACCGGTAATGATGTTTACCGACGGGCGCTGGGTGGCAATGATCAGGTGAATACCAATGGCACGGGCCAGCTGGGCCAAACGGGCTATCGGCATTTCCACCTCTTTACCCGCCGTCATAATTAAATCGGCAAACTCATCCACTACCAGCACGATAAACGGCAGGTATTGATGCCCTTTTTGCGGGTTCAGCTTGCGTTTGATAAACTTCTCATTATATTCTCTGATGTTACGGCAGCCTGCTTCTTTTAACAGATCGTACCGGTTGTCCATTTCAATACACAACGCATTTAGCGTGTACACTACCTTTTTAGTATCGGTGATGATACTCTCCTCTTCACCAGGCAGTTTGGCCAGAAAGTGTTTTTCAATAACACGGTACAGGCTCAACTCCACCTTTTTAGGATCAACCAACACAAACTTCAATTGTGATGGGTGCTTTTTATATAACAGCGATACCAGCAGGGTGTTAATACCTACCGATTTACCCTGGCCGGTGGCACCCGCCATCAGCAAGTGCGGCATAGCCGCCAGATCTACAATAAAGTTTTCATTGTCAATGCTTTTACCAATAGCCACCGGTAGTGAAAACTGCGTGTTCTGGAATTTGTCGGAAGCCAGCAGGGTGCGCATGCTAACTATGCTTTTGCGCACATTCGGCACCTCAATACCAATTGTGCCTTTACCCGGAATAGGCGCAATAATACGAATACCCAGGGCCGCCAGACTTAATGCAATATCATCTTCCAGGTTTTTAATACGGCTGATACGTACCCCCGGTGCAGGTACTATTTCATATAAAGTTACCGTAGGCCCCACCGTTGCACTGATACGCTGAATAGCAATATCGTAGTTTTTCAGTGTGGCAATGATCTGGTTTTTATTCGCTTCCAGCTCGTTGGGGTCGTGTACAATTTTATCCGTGCCATGTGCTTCCAGCAAATCCAGGCTCGGGTGTTTATAATCGCGCAGGTCCAGCGTTGGCTCGTACACCTCTGCCACCGTATGGCGAATCATGATCGGGTTTTCTTCCAGGTCTTCCTCTTCTCCTTCTTCGGGCAGGTTTTTAATTTCCAGCTCCATGTCTTCCAACACCGGCTGCTTATTGCGGCCTTTCACAGGCAATTCCGGTTCTGGCTCCGACTCTTCTTCCACTTCTTCTTCTATCACCTCTTCTTCTTCCGCAAAAGGCTCTTCTACGTATGCTTCTTCTACAGGTTCCTCATCTCCCACTTCTTCCTCTTCATACATCACCGACTCATCAATAAAAAGGGTTCCGCCTTCAATAGCTTCCACTTCCGGCATTTCCTTTTCTATTATCTGTAGTTCGGTCATAGGGTTAGCAGTTACCTCCAGCTCGGGTGTAGGAGTTACAATCCCCTTATTATTCTTCAGCTTGTTTTTGTTAGGAATCGTATTTGGTAAAGCACTGGTATCGTCGTTACCAGGCTCTTCTTTCAGATTTTCTTCTGCTGCTACGGCGGCCATGGCAGCAGCCATACTATCCTCCGTTTTGGCAACCGCAGGCTTAGGCTTGCTTTCGGGCCAGGTAAACTTCGGATTAAAACGCCAGATCACATAAGCAAATGCAGCAGTGGCCAGCAAAAAACCGGTACCCACTTTG encodes the following:
- a CDS encoding 4-hydroxy-3-methylbut-2-enyl diphosphate reductase, which gives rise to MKQFNVPNIYRSDLISAIKQNRRQKDKMKKDFTPTLLDFGPVHIYLARHFGFCYGVENAIDIAFKTIDENQGKRIFLLSEMIHNPQVNADLKAKGVEFLQDTYGKQLIPFSDITPEDVVIIPAFGTTLEIESLLESKGIPATKYDTTCPFVEKVWNRSEQIAQKGYSIVVHGKPKHEETRATFSHASYHTPTIVVNDMEETIELAKYITGEKPADAFYTAFKGRYSEGFNVEQDLQKIGVVNQTTQLATDTQSIADYLKKVMTQHYNLNDTTIGERFADTRDTLCYATNDNQTAVAGMLSTEADIAIVVGGYNSSNTSHLVELCEQKLPTYFIDSADKIISQYEIIQCNWKTKEETVVTDFLPKGNPARILITSGASCPDALVEQVIRKLAGLYSAEQTVESLAASFT
- a CDS encoding LolA family protein produces the protein MKKFYVLLMMLAGVTTLVNAQNDPNAKKILDNVSTKLKTYKGVTANFTYTTTDKKNVKRGSVAGAISIKGDQYYIKQGSTEIFCNGKQTWNFNGDSEVTVAPVDNDAKTLSPQKFLSDFYDKDFSYKLISSAGQFHQIQLQPNDKRKNFKQVTVFIDKAKNMVTKAQVIDKSDNTVEFKLSNVNTSAALADSKFVFDAKQHPGVEVINN
- a CDS encoding FtsK/SpoIIIE family DNA translocase, giving the protein MANRLKKKTPPPPPPPDPDELKPEKEVEVTVKEVVKDERTSKIAGAVSLLFSIFLFIALTSYLFTWQEDQDKVMQFGAKIFSTDDIKVSNLLGALGAYTAHCFIYKGFGLSAYLFCTFFFVLGVNLLFGKKVFSLMRNLKYMIVGLLVISVTFSFFTSGSEFSWGGAMGELIEAWLVKWIGKVGTGFLLATAAFAYVIWRFNPKFTWPESKPKPAVAKTEDSMAAAMAAVAAEENLKEEPGNDDTSALPNTIPNKNKLKNNKGIVTPTPELEVTANPMTELQIIEKEMPEVEAIEGGTLFIDESVMYEEEEVGDEEPVEEAYVEEPFAEEEEVIEEEVEEESEPEPELPVKGRNKQPVLEDMELEIKNLPEEGEEEDLEENPIMIRHTVAEVYEPTLDLRDYKHPSLDLLEAHGTDKIVHDPNELEANKNQIIATLKNYDIAIQRISATVGPTVTLYEIVPAPGVRISRIKNLEDDIALSLAALGIRIIAPIPGKGTIGIEVPNVRKSIVSMRTLLASDKFQNTQFSLPVAIGKSIDNENFIVDLAAMPHLLMAGATGQGKSVGINTLLVSLLYKKHPSQLKFVLVDPKKVELSLYRVIEKHFLAKLPGEEESIITDTKKVVYTLNALCIEMDNRYDLLKEAGCRNIREYNEKFIKRKLNPQKGHQYLPFIVLVVDEFADLIMTAGKEVEMPIARLAQLARAIGIHLIIATQRPSVNIITGTIKANFPARIAFKVSSKIDSRTILDAGGAEQLIGKGDMLISYNGEITRLQCAFVDTPEVESVCEFIGDQRGYPQAFLLPEYVDEKDMSDKELDLSDRDPLFEDAARLVVQNQMGSTSLIQRRMKLGYNRAGRLMDQLEAAGIVGPNQGSKAREVNVKTDSDLEEILSML
- the cmk gene encoding (d)CMP kinase, yielding MKKIIITIDGFSSCGKSTLAKQMANELNYVFVDSGAMYRAITLYFLRNHINWEKTEDVVDALKEINLEFQYNDHSGKSDMVLNDENVEVLIRDMLVSEHVSEVAAIKEVREFAVDQQQRMGKRKGLVMDGRDIGTTVFPRAELKIFVTADPAVRVERRFKEMYEKNPSITIEEVKNNLEMRDYIDSNREFSPLRQADDAIVLDNSNLTRDEQLELALEWAQSKISCS